taacacAAGATATAATACACTATTAATAAGcatatgattaaaataaaaataaaaacttgaataaattaaattcaagcATTCAGTAATCTAATAAGAATTATCAATTACAAATCTAGATAAAAGCATAGACAGATAGATATATGGACTTACCTTCAAAAGATTCAACTCTCAATCCTTTAAATCTAGTAGATACTTTAGCTGTATCTGTTTTGATCTGTAACGTCAGTCTACCTTCTGCAGACGCTCTGATCACCACATCTGAGGACATCGTTCTCATTCGGTCTATTGTTGTTcgtaattgttttaatgatGGCAGCTCTATTGATATCTGAAAACCACAagatatcttatatatatataaaagaaagtcgtgttagttacactatttataactcaagattggtcgaactaatttagctgaaaattggtgggcaggtagcttagaactaggaaacggacataggataatttttaccccgttttctattttttatttcgcgcggacggagtcgcgggttaaaggtagtaaaagaaagtggtgttagttacactatttataactcaagatcggtcgaactgatttagctgaaaattgatggggaggtagcttagaactaggagacggacataggaataATAGGATTCTTTTTATctcgtgtgcatttttttttattccgcgaggacggagtcgcgggtaaaagctagttgtataataaaatgggAAAGGTTACTCGGGGCTGGAGTAAATCCTTACGATGGTTATACGTAAAATATCAGCTACTTGTATAGTTATGGAAATGGAGACCTACAACTTACAGTCACACTTAGACATGTTAAGTGGGACTGATTAAGTTACAACTAAACAATTCTCTGTATATGTCTGGTGATTAGAACAGAGTTTCATATTGGGCTTATTGCTCATTAGGCTGATCTAAATTGGGGAAATATCTAGTTAGAGTGGTAGAGCCCACAACAACTTGATATACAAACCACTTACAAAAACAGATGTTAAGTAGAAAAACTAATTCTGGTCATCTtcaattaccatttttttatcctAATAAGGTAAGATAATTTATTGGAAAAGATATgtatagaaaaagaaaaagtccTTATTTCTGTTTATCTTATCTAcccattaaaaattaaaatcaataactcatgaaaagtataatattcctttatcttactgatattataaatgcgaatgtttagatggatggatggatgtttgtttgaaggtatctccacaaTGGtttaacagatcttgatgaaatttggcacagatttagaacatagtctggaacaacacataggctacttatgtttttttttaatcccgcgcacggagtcgcaggcaaaatCTAGTATAGAATAAACAGCTCACTTGCCACAtatttccattaaaaaaaacatacattctACTTACATCAGGCTTTGGTACTTGTGGTTCATGGAAATCAGACCAACATTTCCTTGGTATAACAATGGCTGGTATATCATGGGTTACCTGTCTTGTTTGTTGTGATGTTGACGAGGCctgttataaatagaaatatttgatttctGGATGCAAtagtacattatataaatagtttttactatgtaaataaaagggcataggtggctcaggggttaagcacttgactgcgatctgcaggtcctgggtttgaatcccgccatgtaccaatgtgttttttgatttacatatgtacatttacatGAAGTTCTTatggtaaaggaaaacattgtgatgcaacctgcacgtatctgagaagaaattttgATGATacatgtgaagtcaaccaacccgcactgggccagcatggttgactatggcctagtcaccccttatttagggtagactctgagcccctcggtggggatgtAGTTGTCTAGTCCCGACAGAAGCTCCATAAGTGAGAAATTCAAGTTAaaaagaaacctctataagcaagaaaaatatcacagCCCCTTTGACTCTCACATATTCAGGTTTGACTGTACTCCaaataattaaacacataattaaaaataaaaattacaattaaaatagataaaaggaaataattaCCGATTCAATTTCTAATGTTAAACATGGACATTGTTTCTTTGTTAATTTCATCTTCAATGATTTAGCTGATTTTAGTGTCATTAGAGGTCTTGATAAATtcacttaaattataataaaaaatattagaatttacagtaatcaaaattaaatttaaattgttgctGTTTTGTTGGAATCaatgaatatatttgtttacgtAAATGAAAaggatgttttttaattcaaatgttaTTCTTAATTTACATTACCTAGATTATTTCTATCATTCActatcaaaaacaaaatcatatgttgcataaattaaaaacactaatTTTCAATTACACGAATTCAAAATTGAAAAGTATCCTCTTATCTTGCGTGAACAGAATCTTACACTGATTTAACAACTGACAGTAATATTcttaagatatttatattcttctcgtatcttaaatttaacataCCTGAACTGAATCCTAAGTAGATATCTTTATGTTCATCATCTACCCCTGTTAATTGATATTCAGAAAAAAACATCCTCTGTGGTATTTCACACCAAAGTACAGGTGGGGCAGGACCACTTGAATCATCGttcactataaaataaatcttctcACTTGACAATCTTAACACACACTCTTTTGATAACTTCGAAATTGTAGTCACAATATCTAAAAACAGAACAAGGTAGTTTCACTTCATTACTTCTCAAAAGTAGTATTGCAAtagcataaaattttattaataaggacTTGAAAATTCTCTCATGGGCGCTGAATCGACCATAACAGCACGAAATTTCATTGTATTAACTGTTAATTAAACGTATGTAAACTTCCTGCTTTGCTTTTACTACAATAAAGTGAAGTTAAGATTCGCGggtaaactaaaaataaactaaaattgaaACGATATGACAGTTCGACCACagattgtaaacaattttgcAACCTGAAATACTTCGTGCCCAAATCATAAAGAAAATCcacttcttttaaaataacttggaAATACAATTCGTCTCTAAGTAGAACtgcaacaatattaatttacaaaacaaaagcaaaGGTTCCCAAATGTATGTAAACACATAACTATCAGTACagcaagatttttatttttcttacctGTGTCTCTAAAGAAATGCGTTTGcagtaaaaactttatttccttttctttCTTTGAATCTTATAAGATTGATTTTGGAATTGGATTATTAATTTACCTAAATTGTAACATTCTAGACCACTTATAACAACGCCACGTTGCAAAATATTGCTCGCTAGATATGTATAATACATGATATGAATGTCTTTTCCAAGCATAAATAccctttttaactttatattaactattagCATATTAACTAGTAGATATccatagtaaaataatttgttggaTAAATAGTATGAAAACTATTGTATAAGATTGTAGCTGCCTACACATTCCATCAGTCAAGTGCCATCGAACTAGGAATTTTAAGTTAAGTTAAGTACCCGTCGACCTTTTCCCGTGCGAACCACccgaaacattttttgtatccACATTCCACACTCCTGCCTtctttagtataaaaatatgttactgttcgaaataaataattccatTCACGAGAGCAAGCGGAACCACACTCTGGACAACCCTGCGTTTTATTCGTCACGCCTCCCGTATAGAACATATAGGCAgtcttaataaaatcattagcATATTCTGCTGTGAAATAAGACTGTCTACTTAGCAACCTGGCTCAGCAAGTAAGTGCATACGCAATAGCCAACGGCTAAGCCGGCGTCCGCTAAAACATATAAAGATGctcatatttatatgtaaaattatgtcCTTAAcgaaagaaaatacaaaaaatattttttttgctgcAAATGGGAAAATGTAACGAGTTACGGTaactaaaagatttattttttagggTCGTCTATGGTatttcgtaaaaataataattttactttgttacgaatcaaaattgttaaattaattagacaaTAAAATCGAACAAGAAACTATTCTGCCTTCCAAGCAGAGTTGTCAATGAATAGCTAagcatttacatttttttattataaacagaaatatgaATTTCTTGTTGGAAATCCAAAAAGCAATTTGTTTATTGCAGTGGTAACATTATGTCTATGATTGAAATATTCAACTTCCTTTTAAAGATGGCGCTAGACGTTGCAAACATTCTGATAAGTTTTATTCACTGTTCCTATTTTGTGTCTCTCTCTTACTTATTATGATTAGCGTAAACAAGACTGAAAGAGGAAAAATCTGCTTTTGATTGTAACGAATGTTAACGAATTGTGGTTATTTTactaaagattttatatatttttacgagGCTATTGTGCAATTAAACGAATATATGATAAGTTATAAGTTTACCTTgggatatattttaaatactccCTTATTAAATGCAATTTCCAATGAAAAGAGATCCTATGGAGAACGACAAAAATAATCAGTCAAGGTATGTGTCCGATCAATACTGTTGTCATTATAACCACAAATATTGTTTGCACAATATCTATTTGGAAGTCGCGTCTTTCACATTCACAAGCGCTTCTGTAGATGCGTTTTCTTTATGTTCAATGCttcattacaaaattataactacgACTGGTGATGCTGCgcatcaaaatatattttcgtcAAATGGGTCACGGAACACCGTTAACCATAACGTTTTTACTTCGAATTcgatctttaaatatttaacggaTTCCTTTTTCAAATGATATTTTGACATGTTGTTTTAGTGTTTAATGAAACGTGTAGTAAATACTggcatttatttttcttaacattGATGCTATTTGTTTCTCTATTGCGTTCAATGTCATAGCCTCTTTTGCGATTATGCAATGATGCAATGATATGCCGTTAATTCGTATCAAGTTGAATATTCTTTTTCATTTCGgtctgttattttatttctttcattaaattagGTTTACTAGCGATAAtgagttttatttcttatgcAGTTGGTGTTGAATTTAAACATCTTACAGGTTATTACGTAGcacttgtttgtttacgtCATTGACTATtgtaattatcattaattacttactaatatattaaCGAAATACCTTAGTTCTTTATGAACtgagaaatgttattttatgttttttacccGAGTGacttttatgtatgtttgtatgtatgtaattgtGACAGCTTAGAACACAACACATTTAGAACTTAGCAACTGAAATGAACCGATTTGGACGAGTGAAGTTTAATTCGTTTGGTTTTTTCCCCGGCGTGTCATAggataaatttttacatcgGTACAAAACACATACATAGACGTAAGAACAGTAGACGAGAGACAGTAgacgtaagaaataaaattttacattagtgTAACACGAGTTTGAAACTTCTAACcgtaccatttttttcgaccTTTTCGGCTACATAAGGAAATATTACATCCGACATTAAAGTTTGTTtagcataaattaaaaatttaaaatgcagccaatagatggcgctaatgCATCCATCGGATAGTTTCAGTCGGGTctttggattaaaaaaaattaagtttacgttctttgttgttattttttttatgacctGGTAACATAGACCTTTAGGtcattttgttgttattactTCATCCATATAGAATAAATGTAGAGACGTAATGTATAGTGGGTATTtatactttacattttttgaacTATCTATGGTTGAATTGAATTCAATGAAAATGACAAATTATGTTTCagtgattaatttattactattattaataaatttaatttaaaaaacttttgttcTCTGGTTctgttgatatttttctcgcttatccaggtttgactgtattttattgcaattttttaagagatttggattaaaaataaatattagtttacagtagtagtaataataacataCTTTTACTGACTCTATCAACTCTTTTGATTTGACAGGATGTTTTGACtgtcatatattaaatattttgtttattccaGTGTGGAGGaagacaaaacaaaatcatatCTTCAGTTCCAAAAGGAACGACTAAAAGCATTGCAAGCAAAGCTTTCTACAGAGGCCGAAGAAGATTACGTCATCGTTAAAGAAGAGTAAGTACATATTCAGAAATTGTTTGTAGTTCTCTAAGGGCGTTTCAATTAGTAAAGCACcagaacaaaaacatattctttttacCATGGGTTTCGAATTTTGCACGCGGTGACAGTTGTATTGACACAAATCCCTTACTTTGTCTTTGAAAATAACAGAGACTATATGTGTCAACTTTCGAGGCAGTCGACTTCAACAGCAAAATGCATGTTCTGATAAAACATGCGGTTGTTCTACAAGTCTACAACATAACATACAGGATGTTTTCATCGAGAAGTGTTATCTAACATTGGATATGTAGAAAGTATAATTGTTATCTACCTTCCGGGTCATAAAGGTCGTCATCTGATTAtggatgtatatttaatacgaAACCTTCCGTGgagtaacaataataatattcgaCTATCGAGACTTGTGTACGTAAATGAAAACGCTTTttcagtaaatttaatattagatagGTACATAGCATTGACAGAAAACATtatgttcaatttaaaaaaactggattccattttcaaaaaacGTCCTGTAAACCAAAAaacatctttgacaaaaatattgataaagcTATTCGTCATTTGAATTAAGGACCAAAGAGTCAAacgtacaattttaaaaacatttgaagtTTGACAAAAAGTTTGATAGTTTACAGGGAATTTTAGGGTTTCCAATGTTGCCATGTGTAAATatcctatttaattttttgtaccgTAGTCAGTTCATAGCATACGTAGCATATACCTTAATGTGGGATAAAATTaacgattataaataaaaacagcaTGATCGTGAACTTATAAAACATGTGGCATATCCTTATCTGAAACCTGGAAATGGTCTTTCCGGTGCATGACGCCTCGCCTGCCCACTGTGCTGATGTGATCACAAGAAATACGTGATTTCTGTTCAATAgtgtagaaatataaaaaacggaCATATATATATCTCATGAATTTTGTATCcagtatacaatatttaaaggtTTCCGAATCTCGAACTTATTGCTTGattttaaatcgaaaatacAATAGCACTGTTGCATCAACAGTATGGACTCACTGCGCTAGGTAGTGTTTACATTTTGCTATTTGAATGCCAGCACTGATTTTGAGCGCTattgtcctactgtactggcataatgtaaaccaggtataattttagaaggggaaagatttttatttttgtatgtttgtaaccAATAAACTCAATACCTACTGGACTGacttcaaaaattcttttaccaGTAGTATACTACAGTATCCCAGAGTAACATAGGGTATAACACTTACtaactgtcacccgcgactccggaaattacttcaaacaaacaaacatacatccatccattttctaaactttcgcatataatattagtaagataagtaagattgtcataaaattaaaataaataatatccaTCCGTGCTAAGCCGGGACAGGCCAGTAACATGACAAtagcttattttattattttaagtaaatagtaaattatttttttattaaaaaaagctgtTTTTAATTCATGGTTTGTTAAAAGCGAGAAAAGGAGAGAGAGATAAACATGTCGGTTCCCGCTTCCCGCGTCGCAAGCCGTGCCCCGCCCGCGTTTTTCGTCAGTCAGTCGGGCGTCGCACGCCGTAGCAGTCGTGATTCGTCGCGTCCGcgtaattcaaataataataatttgccggtaataataaatttataatgttttcacACGTTACTATTGAAAGTGTTATTGTTAAGTAATGTGACGATGATTCGAAGGTCAAATGATAAAAGTGCTTTTAGTAACAACTGATCGTAATAAAGTGTGTAAGAAATGCAATTTCAAAGCAATGAAGAGGACGACTTGCAATATCGGATTTTTGGCGAATCCTTCAATTTCCCTATTGAAAATACATCGAAAGCCAACAAGAGACggaagtatgttttttttttttttttttttaattgtatcgaagtaatttttaaattctataagTATAAAGCTAGTAAAAACGACTTCTAAAGTACCGacattaaacaattataagaGTACCcacaaataactttaaaaactacATACTTAGTAGTGAAGGGTTTGGAGTTGTTAAAAGATAAGCTCACTTTAcaattccaaaaaaataaattacacattaGGAATACATAAAAAGGTATAACAAAATACCTAAGAGGTTAGGTAGAAATGTTATAAGTACTTCCTATCTATTTAATACAGTTTCATGTTAGTAGTCTATAAGCATCTACCTAAGAGGCCACAGGGTTGCGTTACAAAGGCTCGTAGCTTGTTTCTCTTtgcaaaaaattgaaaaagatcACTAGATGAATGTGAAACACGTGTTTGACTTGTTTAGATGCCAAATGTCACTTGTGTAGATAATTCAAGTGGGGTTTCCACATGAATTATTAGCAGTTTCAGCAGAAACCtttctaaaataacattacCCTCCTTCTCATTCTTCTTGAAAAAACtacagcaatatgttttaatacacgTGATGGAAACCACggtaaatactaaaaaaatcataccAGGGCCTCGCCAAGGGTCCTGCAGCCCCCCACCCTCACTAGAGATTCGAAAAAGTGATGTATATTACTACAAAATACTAAGATAGTACCTACCATTACACCACATGTTGGTAAGCGTTTcctttggaataaaaaaaaaaaatacttgccCATCCCCCTTGAAGGTCGCTCTTGcaaatcattatatttatttaaatatttgaagttataatcaaaatcaacattaaatgACTCTTTAGGTCATGATTAACGCTCAAAGTGCGACAGAAAGACATTTTGAcgttctttttctttaaatttcatctttaaaaaaaaatagggtatttagtttaatgaataaatttccATAACAGGAAAAGCAGAACGCTGATAGTGACAATAAATATTCCattcttcaatttatttttcaagagctgattaaaatgtttatatggcTTACATAGTAACAAACTAAATCGctaatattttcatactattttattcgaactagattttttagttttttttttaaattattcattttatacacTGACATCTATACCTGGACAGGCTATAAACCGCGCTGTTTTGTGCTTATTTGATATTCGCCATTTTGACACTGTCTGTTCGGTTGATACCGGTGGTGACGATTCGAAGCACTAATAGAGATACAATTAATTGTTAGGAACTTCAACTTTACGAGTTTTCCGAACGATGTAAAAGCTGTCATTGTTGAGCAAAAGCCGATCCATTTATATCGCTGTTTTGTGCTTATTTGATATTCGCCATTTTGACAATGTCTGTTCGGTTGATACCGGTGGTGAGGATTCGAAGCACTAATAGAGATACAATTAATTGTTAGGAACTTCAACTTTACGAGTTTTCCGAACGATGTAAAAGCTGTCATTGTTGAGCAAAAGCCGATCCATTTATATCGCTGTTTTGTGCTTATTTGATATTCGCCATTTTGACAATGTCTGTTCGGTTGATACCGGTGGTGAGGATTCGAAGCACTAATAGAGATACAATTAATTGTTAGGAACTTCAACTTTACGAGTTTTCCGAACGATGTAAAAGCTGTCATTGTTGAGCAAAAGCCGATCCATTTATATCGCTGTTTTGTGCTTATTTGATATTCGCCATTTTGACAATGTCTGTTCGGTTGATACCGGTGGTGAGGATTCGAAGCACTAATAGAGATACAATTAATTGTTAGGAACTTCAACTTTACGAGTTTTCCGAACGATGTAAAAGCTGTCATTGTTGAGCAAAAGCCGATCCATTTATATCGCTGTTTTGTGCTTATTTGATATTCGCCATTTTGACAATGTCTGTTCGGTTGATACCGGTGGTGAGGATTCGAAGCACTAATAGAGATACAATTAATTGTTAGGAACTTCAACTTTACGAGTTTTCCGAACGATGTAAAAGCTGTCATTGTTGAGCAAAAGCCGATCCATTTATATCGCTGTTTTGTGCTTATTTGATATTCGCCATTTTGACAATGTCTGTTCGGTTGATACCGGTGGTGAGGATTCGAAGCACTAATAGAGATACAATTAATTGTTAGGAACTTCAACTTTACGAGTTTTCCGAACGATGTAAAAGCTGTCATTGTTGAGCAAAAGCCGATCCATTTATATCGCTGTTTTGTGCTTATTTGATATTCGCCATTTTGACAATGTCTGTTCGGTTGATACCGGTGGTGAGGATTCGAAGCACTAATAG
This genomic window from Papilio machaon chromosome 25, ilPapMach1.1, whole genome shotgun sequence contains:
- the LOC106711125 gene encoding checkpoint protein HUS1, whose translation is MKFRAVMVDSAPMREFSNIVTTISKLSKECVLRLSSEKIYFIVNDDSSGPAPPVLWCEIPQRMFFSEYQLTGVDDEHKDIYLGFSSVNLSRPLMTLKSAKSLKMKLTKKQCPCLTLEIESASSTSQQTRQVTHDIPAIVIPRKCWSDFHEPQVPKPDISIELPSLKQLRTTIDRMRTMSSDVVIRASAEGRLTLQIKTDTAKVSTRFKGLRVESFEGPIEHSDSETETQINEDQSRLCVCRVDAKKLSMFLNADQISHNLVTCNVVHKRLVTLCLQTDENVHLQCYITGIVY